A stretch of Deinococcus aerius DNA encodes these proteins:
- a CDS encoding dipeptide/oligopeptide/nickel ABC transporter permease/ATP-binding protein, whose protein sequence is MTVIPVNRTPRPRFNVGGLRFVLRSPQAAAGAAILLILLLMGLLAPLLTRYDPTSLEFGTWLKPSAAHPLGTTALGQDILAQLLYGARLTLLIGFVSGLVATAIGTAAGIAAAYFGGRTDEIINTVINAFLVLPGLPLLIVVGAFLRGGGVWSIILVIAFTGWAFGARVLRGQALALRGRDFVQAAIATGEGPGRIIFAEMLPNLAGLIAANFFSTALYAVLSEAGLSFLGVGDVSKITWGTMLYWAQANQALLQGAWWWIVPPGLGIALLGTAFALLNFGIDEITNPRANHANKATKVLRRGKAPQAVAPQPDGPLLSIRHLDAGYVTPRGPVRAVRDVSLDVRPGEFVGLAGESGCGKSTLAFAATRLLDPPGAVFGGEAVLGGKDLLAMNPEELRRVRWKEYSLVFQASMNILNPVIKVREQVYDAMQAHGVKDKEKLEARARELFRLVGIRESYLDAYPHQLSGGMKQRVVIAIALALEPKLVVMDEPTTALDVVVQRQILQEIDEVRRELGIAIIFITHDLSLLVEMSDRIAIMYAGEIVEEAPAREIYAHPKHPYTRRLMTAFPPLSGERERREGIPGRPPPLSLELSGCPFFDRCPARMPGLCDVKKPANVEVEAGHRVACFLHSPAVKEEGHALASD, encoded by the coding sequence ATGACCGTCATTCCGGTCAACCGCACGCCCAGGCCACGCTTCAACGTGGGCGGCCTGCGCTTCGTGCTGCGCTCGCCGCAGGCCGCGGCGGGGGCGGCCATCCTGCTGATCCTGCTGCTGATGGGCCTTCTGGCCCCGCTGCTGACGCGCTATGACCCGACCTCGCTGGAGTTCGGCACCTGGCTCAAGCCCTCGGCGGCGCATCCCCTGGGGACCACCGCCCTGGGGCAGGACATCCTGGCGCAACTGCTGTATGGGGCGCGGCTCACGCTGCTGATCGGCTTCGTCTCGGGCCTGGTGGCGACCGCCATCGGCACGGCGGCCGGAATCGCCGCCGCCTACTTCGGCGGGCGCACCGACGAGATCATCAACACCGTCATCAACGCCTTCCTGGTGCTGCCGGGCCTGCCCCTCTTGATCGTCGTGGGCGCTTTCCTGCGGGGGGGCGGGGTCTGGTCGATCATCCTGGTCATCGCCTTTACCGGCTGGGCCTTCGGGGCACGGGTGCTGCGCGGGCAGGCCCTGGCGCTGCGTGGGCGAGACTTCGTGCAGGCCGCCATCGCCACCGGGGAGGGGCCGGGCCGCATCATCTTCGCGGAGATGCTGCCCAACCTCGCCGGGCTCATCGCCGCCAACTTCTTCTCCACCGCGCTGTACGCCGTGCTTTCGGAGGCGGGCCTCTCCTTCCTGGGCGTGGGCGACGTGAGCAAGATCACCTGGGGCACCATGCTGTACTGGGCGCAGGCCAACCAGGCGCTCCTCCAGGGCGCGTGGTGGTGGATCGTGCCGCCGGGCCTGGGCATCGCGCTGCTGGGCACGGCCTTCGCGCTGCTGAACTTCGGCATCGACGAGATCACCAACCCCAGGGCCAACCACGCGAACAAGGCGACGAAGGTGCTGCGGCGCGGGAAGGCCCCGCAGGCCGTGGCGCCCCAGCCGGACGGCCCGCTCCTCTCCATCCGGCACCTCGACGCGGGATACGTCACCCCGAGAGGCCCGGTGCGGGCGGTGCGGGACGTGTCCCTGGACGTGAGGCCAGGTGAATTCGTGGGCCTGGCGGGCGAGTCGGGGTGCGGCAAGTCCACCCTGGCCTTCGCGGCGACCCGGCTCCTCGACCCGCCCGGCGCGGTGTTCGGCGGCGAGGCCGTGCTGGGCGGCAAAGACCTCCTCGCCATGAACCCCGAGGAACTGCGGCGGGTGCGCTGGAAGGAGTACAGCCTCGTCTTCCAGGCGAGCATGAACATCCTCAACCCGGTCATCAAGGTTCGGGAGCAGGTGTACGACGCCATGCAGGCGCACGGGGTGAAGGACAAGGAGAAACTGGAGGCGCGGGCGCGGGAGCTCTTCCGCCTCGTCGGCATCCGGGAAAGCTACCTCGACGCCTACCCGCATCAACTGTCGGGCGGGATGAAGCAGCGGGTGGTGATCGCCATTGCGCTCGCCCTGGAGCCCAAGCTCGTCGTGATGGACGAGCCGACGACCGCGCTCGACGTGGTGGTGCAGCGGCAAATCCTTCAGGAGATCGACGAGGTGCGGCGCGAGCTGGGCATCGCCATCATCTTCATCACCCACGACCTCTCGCTGCTCGTGGAGATGAGTGACCGCATCGCCATCATGTACGCCGGGGAGATCGTGGAGGAGGCCCCGGCGCGCGAGATTTACGCGCACCCCAAGCACCCCTACACCCGGCGGCTGATGACCGCCTTCCCGCCCCTCTCGGGCGAGCGCGAGCGGCGTGAGGGCATTCCGGGCCGCCCGCCGCCGCTGAGCCTGGAGTTGAGCGGCTGCCCCTTCTTCGACCGCTGCCCGGCGCGGATGCCGGGCCTGTGCGACGTGAAGAAGCCCGCCAACGTGGAGGTCGAGGCCGGGCACCGGGTCGCCTGCTTCCTGCATTCGCCCGCCGTGAAGGAGGAGGGCCATGCTCTCGCCAGCGACTGA